Proteins encoded in a region of the Stieleria neptunia genome:
- the tnpA gene encoding IS66 family insertion sequence element accessory protein TnpA, producing the protein MRQEKPKHPAFTKLIWPNDRDRKNYFPLDGENGLRMSWYLHPEGVSYADYVSDTRPHFLIMGTNGSGKTTALKLLAKSVLLPRDSEEHIGSVIPDHTPVQPFFPLRFRAVITDPKKEEDSIIPPLTGWGIPEDAIIITNPMDARCAAWDLSADLNNRTTRDQFVQDIITLDPISLDGTDASREHGPWRKIAKACLTPVMEGLAQRSKGGWDLRDLIECVSSIHALRQVLELTHSGRRAIATYIENPSSDIKGSVSVLSSHVDGSGSVVGFFPLLEKPMARLPDPQLARQWRERLDRYEHSGLTVAKFCEVEGYSAASFYQWRRKLRDEKSPGDPAFIPVQFDASELSCAARRGFEIDLPGGATVKVPPDATTVERRELIADIVQATAVEVTL; encoded by the coding sequence ATGAGACAAGAAAAGCCTAAGCACCCCGCATTTACGAAGCTAATCTGGCCAAACGATAGGGACCGAAAGAACTATTTCCCGCTTGATGGAGAAAACGGACTTCGCATGTCTTGGTATCTCCATCCAGAGGGAGTTTCCTACGCAGATTACGTGTCCGACACCCGCCCGCACTTTCTTATTATGGGCACAAACGGCAGTGGAAAAACCACAGCACTTAAGTTGCTCGCAAAGTCTGTCCTCCTTCCGCGGGATTCGGAAGAACACATCGGTTCCGTTATTCCTGATCACACTCCTGTGCAACCGTTTTTTCCACTTCGCTTCAGGGCGGTAATCACTGACCCCAAAAAAGAAGAGGACTCTATTATTCCACCGCTGACCGGATGGGGGATACCAGAGGATGCAATCATCATCACCAACCCAATGGACGCCCGTTGTGCAGCATGGGATTTGTCCGCTGACCTAAACAACCGGACCACAAGAGACCAGTTCGTACAGGACATCATTACGCTCGACCCAATCAGTCTCGACGGCACGGATGCTTCGCGCGAGCATGGCCCCTGGAGGAAGATAGCAAAGGCTTGTTTAACACCGGTCATGGAGGGACTTGCACAAAGGTCAAAGGGTGGCTGGGACTTGCGAGACCTTATTGAGTGTGTTTCTAGCATTCACGCCCTCAGGCAGGTGCTCGAACTGACTCATTCCGGTCGGAGGGCAATCGCAACTTATATCGAGAACCCGTCTTCTGATATCAAAGGCAGCGTAAGCGTTCTATCTTCCCATGTTGACGGGAGCGGTAGCGTGGTGGGTTTCTTTCCACTTTTGGAGAAACCCATGGCACGATTGCCCGACCCACAGCTCGCCCGGCAATGGCGAGAGCGACTCGATCGATATGAGCACTCTGGATTGACTGTCGCAAAATTCTGCGAAGTCGAAGGATACTCGGCGGCCTCCTTCTATCAGTGGCGGCGAAAACTCCGCGACGAAAAGTCTCCCGGTGACCCGGCATTCATCCCCGTGCAGTTCGATGCCAGCGAGCTTTCATGCGCAGCCCGGCGAGGCTTCGAAATCGACTTGCCCGGTGGGGCGACCGTCAAAGTGCCGCCGGATGCGACCACCGTCGAGAGACGCGAGCTGATCGCCGATATCGTCCAAGCGACTGCGGTCGAGGTAACGCTGTGA
- the tnpC gene encoding IS66 family transposase, translating into MDKLKQLQREIEALRAKNSTLESVNESLAATNASLTNKVDSLAVNNQSLATTNESLVQDAKSLAAAKEDLESKNEDLRKQLSKKQDELDALIRRIFGRQSERFEDDDQLKFEFASQAEIDDAREGIKQAIEENDRAGKRNKPPKRRKREERFPDSLPRKEVIVDLSDEEKEGLVRIGEDVVESAHFTRGAAYIIRKIFPKYVHPEDPRAGILQAPRPAALIQGDRYDTSFAASVIANRLGYHLPIYRQEDMFAECGLYLSRSTLLNLQEAAERVLRPFVQWLADLVRTDSCIGSDDTSIRLLLPQDIPEAREDDPKGRRAAEVFAAAKSKGLKSITAKMWAYRGVHIPINVFDFTVSRHRDGPDQFLVDSEYTGTLLGDCYGANTGIYIRSNGLIVHAACAAHARRKVEAALDNHAEHAKHLLGLFRLIYDVEDEARELSPAERLTLRQKQSAPLWGQMREYLQMKMMDVLSSDKISDARSYILNQWQGLTAHLEDGEIPIDNNSCEQLMKQVALGRKNWLFLGSLASGYRTATLMTVVSSAIRNDLDVAAYLEDVLDQLLAGSRDYAALRPDAWGTAHPESIRAHRQKEREADNIRRERDRLRRRLARLDQ; encoded by the coding sequence ATGGACAAGCTCAAGCAACTTCAACGCGAAATCGAAGCCCTGCGTGCGAAAAACAGCACGCTTGAGTCCGTCAATGAATCGCTTGCTGCCACCAATGCGTCACTCACCAACAAAGTCGATTCACTCGCTGTAAACAACCAATCGCTTGCTACCACCAACGAGTCTCTCGTCCAAGACGCCAAGTCACTCGCTGCGGCCAAAGAGGACCTTGAATCGAAGAACGAGGACTTACGAAAGCAACTCTCCAAAAAGCAAGACGAACTCGACGCTTTGATCCGTCGCATCTTTGGCCGCCAGAGCGAACGCTTTGAAGACGACGACCAGCTGAAGTTCGAATTCGCCAGTCAAGCAGAAATCGACGACGCTCGTGAAGGCATCAAGCAGGCGATCGAAGAAAATGATCGAGCCGGCAAACGCAACAAGCCGCCCAAGCGACGCAAGCGTGAAGAGCGTTTTCCCGACAGCCTGCCGCGCAAGGAAGTGATTGTCGACTTAAGCGACGAAGAAAAAGAAGGCTTGGTGCGGATCGGAGAAGACGTGGTCGAATCGGCACACTTCACCCGGGGTGCGGCCTATATCATTCGAAAGATCTTCCCCAAGTACGTTCACCCGGAGGATCCCCGCGCCGGTATTTTGCAGGCCCCACGCCCCGCGGCGCTGATTCAAGGCGATCGCTACGACACCTCATTCGCTGCCTCGGTCATTGCCAATCGACTTGGCTACCATCTGCCGATCTATCGTCAAGAGGACATGTTCGCCGAGTGCGGCCTTTACCTTTCACGCAGTACGCTACTAAACCTTCAAGAAGCTGCCGAACGCGTGCTCCGGCCGTTCGTGCAGTGGCTTGCTGACTTGGTTCGCACCGACAGCTGCATCGGAAGTGACGACACGTCGATCCGCTTACTGTTGCCGCAAGACATTCCCGAAGCACGCGAGGACGATCCGAAGGGTCGGCGTGCTGCGGAAGTTTTTGCAGCAGCCAAGTCGAAAGGGCTCAAAAGCATCACGGCAAAGATGTGGGCCTACCGAGGCGTTCATATTCCAATCAACGTGTTTGACTTTACGGTCAGTCGTCACCGTGATGGGCCGGACCAATTTTTAGTCGATAGCGAGTATACGGGAACTCTATTGGGAGACTGCTACGGAGCGAACACGGGGATTTACATACGATCAAACGGATTGATCGTTCATGCCGCTTGCGCGGCCCATGCGCGTCGGAAGGTGGAAGCTGCGCTAGACAATCACGCGGAGCATGCAAAGCATTTACTTGGATTGTTTCGATTGATTTATGATGTCGAAGACGAAGCTCGAGAGTTGTCGCCAGCAGAACGCTTGACACTTCGCCAAAAGCAATCGGCTCCCCTTTGGGGCCAGATGCGCGAGTACCTCCAGATGAAGATGATGGACGTGCTGAGTAGTGACAAGATCAGCGATGCGCGAAGTTACATCTTGAATCAATGGCAAGGACTGACGGCTCACCTTGAAGACGGGGAAATCCCGATCGACAACAACTCATGCGAGCAGCTGATGAAGCAAGTAGCACTGGGTCGCAAGAACTGGCTTTTTCTTGGCAGTCTTGCATCGGGTTATCGTACGGCGACATTGATGACGGTCGTCAGCAGCGCGATACGAAACGACCTGGATGTGGCGGCGTACTTGGAAGACGTACTCGACCAGCTTCTCGCAGGCAGTCGCGACTATGCCGCGCTGCGTCCTGACGCATGGGGGACAGCGCATCCGGAGTCGATCCGGGCCCACCGGCAAAAGGAGCGTGAAGCTGACAACATCCGTCGAGAGCGAGATCGGCTTCGCCGCCGCCTCGCCCGCCTGGATCAGTAG
- a CDS encoding helix-turn-helix domain-containing protein has translation MNSNEQDRKSDLYTVKQAASYLQVSVATVYTLVSSGKLGCHRVGSGRGACDCMNNDTISGVKHVGSES, from the coding sequence ATGAACAGCAACGAACAGGACCGCAAGTCTGATCTATATACGGTGAAGCAGGCCGCGAGCTATCTGCAAGTCTCGGTAGCGACTGTTTATACGCTAGTCAGTTCAGGAAAACTCGGCTGTCATCGCGTCGGAAGCGGTCGCGGGGCGTGTGATTGCATGAACAACGACACCATTTCGGGAGTGAAGCATGTTGGATCAGAGTCCTGA
- the mobF gene encoding MobF family relaxase: MLSATTIYNANYWLDLAKTQYYTQGGEPPGYYLGRGADALGYEGNVGKDELRNLMKGFGKNGEKLVQNAGKTRHQGYDFCFSAPKSVSVFYAASDRGIQNVIRDCQKEAVNAAIAYVEDAALFTRRGKGGQEIERATAIGAAFEHITSRAGDPQLHTHVLLANACVREDGTTGTFYGRVKKDQNGKVVLAENPLFDHIKAAGAIYRLELATKLQESLRVEVVRDRFSFELNAVPESVIETYSKRSQEIDDFMQEHKLAGSHSSQLANLQTRTKKQEVNRQELDSTWKQELNECGLNPLWAKLQTEQYLPFERTKPLHASEAIQEASTALTQEHGAFRESQLVERLANESIGTLRTYQELKSSVDTAILGTEIEGIDDPSELVSLGIEKFERLLTDKTHFELEHRMCGLLEEHAKDRSHKIGPDLREQAIRNTEDRTGVRYNRDYLSALLYLTIGNVPGRDVGATRVLIGDAGSGKTTLLATARDAFERAGYRVVGAAIAGKAADELTSKAGIQSTTVSKWFHELAKSDGKRALDAVQHLGRMAARTVNGKDWWHLDNPCFLDENTVLVIDEAGMTDTPQLSKLYEKAVEAGSLVIWSGDDKQCQAIGHGGFFSLAAQATDAARLTGNYRQVSEEDKELVKLAAAGDARGVIENLHERDRLRLSKEKEDSRTKLVEEWKMKGIRSPKEHQILVSTNEDRLAVNEACQKERQNIVKRKIGVGFRNHENQTIFRGDRVVIRENLILSGQFQSGFNYLFEKAKHFVTQEREAVQRVRNGQTGTVVAVNPFTKEYSLKMDDGRFITLPSEIRDQNRKNIFGDYHTDIFGRDRTRKVKVSLGYALTTHLSQGSEYKHSYVLTGGRMQDRELSYVQLSRGTHSTKVYATEREAGMEICLREKRKEAIRQHDTPKIEELEKLIVAASEHRETKVENSLLAKRLAASHKKEFASSKCPENQPPLDDKEELRIKEEQRRAVLREGLRI; the protein is encoded by the coding sequence ATGCTTTCAGCTACGACGATCTACAACGCCAACTATTGGCTGGACCTTGCAAAGACCCAGTACTACACACAAGGCGGCGAGCCACCAGGGTACTACCTTGGTCGCGGTGCAGATGCCCTCGGATACGAAGGGAACGTCGGTAAGGACGAACTCCGAAATCTAATGAAAGGTTTCGGCAAGAACGGCGAGAAGCTTGTCCAGAACGCCGGTAAGACGCGACACCAAGGATACGACTTCTGCTTTTCCGCGCCGAAAAGCGTCTCCGTTTTCTATGCTGCAAGTGATCGCGGAATCCAAAACGTCATTCGCGATTGTCAGAAAGAAGCGGTGAACGCAGCCATTGCCTACGTTGAGGATGCTGCTCTCTTCACTCGAAGAGGAAAGGGTGGACAGGAAATCGAGCGAGCGACTGCGATTGGTGCCGCCTTTGAACACATCACTTCGAGAGCCGGAGACCCGCAGCTCCACACCCATGTCTTACTCGCGAATGCCTGTGTCCGAGAAGACGGAACGACAGGGACCTTCTATGGTCGCGTCAAGAAGGACCAGAATGGAAAGGTGGTACTCGCCGAAAACCCACTCTTTGACCACATCAAGGCGGCTGGCGCGATCTACCGCCTTGAACTGGCGACCAAACTTCAAGAGTCGCTTCGTGTAGAAGTGGTTCGAGACCGCTTTTCCTTTGAACTGAACGCTGTACCGGAATCAGTTATTGAAACCTACTCAAAGCGGAGCCAAGAAATCGACGATTTCATGCAAGAGCACAAGCTTGCTGGTTCCCACAGTTCTCAACTTGCAAACCTGCAAACCAGGACGAAGAAGCAGGAAGTAAACCGGCAAGAATTAGATTCGACTTGGAAACAGGAACTGAACGAATGCGGGCTCAACCCGCTGTGGGCCAAGCTGCAAACAGAACAATACCTTCCGTTTGAGCGAACCAAACCATTACACGCATCAGAAGCAATCCAGGAAGCCTCAACAGCTCTCACCCAAGAGCATGGAGCATTTAGGGAATCCCAGCTCGTTGAGCGCTTGGCGAATGAGTCGATAGGTACGTTGAGAACCTACCAAGAACTCAAGTCCTCGGTCGACACAGCGATTCTCGGTACCGAAATTGAAGGCATTGACGATCCGAGTGAACTGGTCTCACTTGGAATCGAAAAATTCGAACGATTGCTTACCGACAAAACCCACTTTGAGTTGGAGCACCGGATGTGCGGCTTGCTCGAAGAGCACGCCAAAGACCGTTCCCACAAAATTGGTCCCGATCTACGGGAGCAAGCGATTAGGAACACGGAAGACAGGACCGGAGTCAGGTACAACAGGGATTACCTGAGTGCTCTTCTCTACCTCACAATAGGTAACGTACCGGGCCGTGATGTCGGGGCAACTCGGGTACTCATCGGAGACGCTGGAAGCGGGAAGACCACGCTTCTTGCAACCGCCAGAGATGCTTTTGAAAGAGCAGGCTACCGAGTGGTGGGTGCTGCTATTGCGGGGAAGGCTGCTGACGAACTAACCAGCAAAGCAGGAATCCAGAGCACCACCGTCTCGAAGTGGTTTCATGAACTTGCAAAGTCGGACGGAAAGCGAGCGTTGGATGCAGTGCAGCATCTTGGAAGGATGGCTGCTAGAACCGTCAATGGAAAAGACTGGTGGCACTTGGACAACCCGTGTTTTCTTGACGAGAACACAGTCCTTGTAATCGATGAAGCAGGGATGACTGACACTCCCCAGCTTTCCAAGCTTTACGAAAAAGCCGTTGAAGCCGGTTCCCTTGTTATCTGGTCGGGTGATGACAAACAGTGCCAAGCGATTGGGCACGGGGGATTCTTCTCGCTGGCTGCACAAGCGACGGACGCAGCACGTCTGACGGGAAACTATCGGCAGGTCAGCGAGGAGGATAAAGAGCTCGTAAAACTTGCCGCAGCCGGTGACGCGAGGGGCGTCATTGAGAACCTCCATGAACGCGACCGTCTAAGACTCTCAAAAGAGAAGGAAGACTCCCGAACGAAGCTCGTAGAAGAGTGGAAAATGAAAGGGATCCGAAGCCCTAAGGAGCACCAGATTCTTGTTTCGACGAACGAAGACAGGCTCGCCGTTAACGAAGCATGCCAAAAAGAACGCCAAAACATCGTGAAGCGAAAAATCGGTGTCGGCTTTAGGAACCACGAAAACCAAACCATTTTTCGAGGTGACCGGGTGGTCATCCGAGAGAACCTGATCCTTAGCGGGCAGTTTCAATCGGGGTTCAACTACCTCTTTGAAAAAGCAAAGCATTTCGTCACCCAGGAGCGTGAAGCCGTCCAGCGAGTTCGAAACGGGCAGACCGGAACCGTTGTCGCAGTGAACCCCTTCACCAAGGAATACTCCCTCAAGATGGATGACGGCCGCTTCATCACGCTCCCAAGCGAAATACGAGACCAAAACCGAAAGAACATCTTCGGAGACTACCACACGGACATCTTCGGAAGAGACCGAACGAGGAAGGTCAAGGTGTCGCTAGGTTACGCTCTCACGACTCACCTTTCGCAGGGTTCGGAGTACAAGCACAGCTACGTCCTGACGGGCGGTAGGATGCAAGATCGAGAACTTTCCTACGTCCAGCTTTCTCGCGGCACCCATTCGACAAAGGTCTATGCCACGGAAAGAGAGGCTGGAATGGAGATTTGCCTTCGAGAAAAACGCAAGGAGGCGATTCGCCAACACGATACGCCGAAAATCGAAGAGCTTGAAAAGCTGATTGTAGCAGCCAGCGAACATCGCGAGACCAAAGTGGAAAACTCGCTTCTGGCAAAACGCCTCGCTGCCTCCCACAAGAAGGAATTCGCTTCGTCAAAATGTCCCGAGAACCAGCCGCCGTTGGACGACAAAGAGGAGCTACGAATCAAAGAGGAACAACGTAGGGCCGTGTTGCGAGAAGGGCTTCGCATATGA
- the tnpB gene encoding IS66 family insertion sequence element accessory protein TnpB (TnpB, as the term is used for proteins encoded by IS66 family insertion elements, is considered an accessory protein, since TnpC, encoded by a neighboring gene, is a DDE family transposase.), whose product MIAISPTTRIFVCTDATDMRKGFCGLSGLVKAHFQIDLFSGHLFVFFNRRRDYVKVLAWDKDGLSIWSKRLERGTFEKLTRSSDGDLEIDSAELIMMLRGVQIEGTQRRKRYSIDSAKVA is encoded by the coding sequence GTGATCGCAATCTCACCAACGACACGCATTTTCGTCTGCACCGACGCGACCGACATGCGAAAAGGATTCTGCGGTTTGTCGGGACTCGTCAAAGCACACTTCCAGATCGACCTGTTCTCTGGTCACTTGTTTGTTTTCTTCAATCGCAGGCGTGACTACGTCAAGGTCTTGGCCTGGGACAAAGACGGTCTTTCTATCTGGTCGAAGCGACTCGAGCGTGGAACCTTTGAGAAGCTGACGCGAAGTTCCGACGGTGACTTGGAGATCGATTCGGCGGAACTAATCATGATGCTTCGCGGTGTGCAGATCGAAGGAACACAGCGAAGGAAACGCTACTCGATTGACTCAGCCAAAGTGGCGTAG
- a CDS encoding DUF1592 domain-containing protein, translated as MEATETPRDLHYEAWIRKGHLLELTPNDLTLRKAPTQSGRPDTAAYRKRNEEQGFSGIAHRGILMERIYPNADREQVTQNLFGDAKQEHWESDPTVVLKRLVTRFASKAFRRPVTSDEVADYQQIGLDLLSENESFIEALRASYSAVLCSPRTLTFVESPGPLDDYAIASRLSYALWTDMPDETLMRLAGEGKLRNTEILASQIDRMLDDPRSKQFINSFTDQWLNLNQIDFTTPDSRQFRTFDPVVQESMLQETRTFVSKLIEEDLGVAHFVDSDFACLNERLLRHYRVADDVEGWKPGRGIQTVSLSPASRRGGLITQGAILKVTADGTTTSPVVRGVFVNERILGVRVPPPPPGVPAVEPDVRGATSIRDQLAKHRADESCNACHRTIDPPGFALESFDPVGVWRDRYGIGGRGAAVDPSGTTADGGTFDGLLSWQQLYVNQPELIARGFAEQFLTYATGAPIRYSDEPAVDRIVSDSKASQYGIRTLIRAALTSDPFLKK; from the coding sequence GTGGAAGCGACCGAGACTCCGCGAGACCTGCACTACGAAGCATGGATTCGCAAAGGACATCTTTTGGAGCTGACGCCGAACGATCTAACCCTCCGCAAGGCGCCCACCCAGAGCGGGCGCCCCGACACGGCCGCCTACCGCAAAAGAAATGAAGAGCAAGGTTTTTCAGGAATCGCGCACCGCGGTATCCTCATGGAGCGCATCTATCCAAATGCCGATCGTGAACAAGTCACGCAGAACCTGTTCGGTGATGCCAAGCAGGAACACTGGGAGTCCGATCCGACGGTTGTGCTCAAACGGTTGGTGACTCGCTTTGCATCGAAGGCGTTTCGGCGCCCCGTCACTTCGGATGAAGTAGCCGACTATCAGCAGATCGGTCTCGACTTACTCTCCGAAAACGAATCGTTCATCGAAGCCCTGCGTGCTTCCTACAGCGCCGTTCTCTGTTCGCCACGGACGCTGACGTTCGTCGAGTCACCGGGACCACTGGACGACTATGCCATCGCGTCGCGACTCAGCTATGCGTTGTGGACGGATATGCCGGACGAGACCCTGATGCGATTAGCCGGCGAAGGAAAGCTCCGGAACACCGAAATTCTTGCGTCGCAAATCGATCGCATGCTTGATGATCCACGCTCGAAACAGTTCATCAACAGCTTTACCGATCAGTGGTTAAATCTGAACCAAATTGACTTCACAACGCCTGACAGTAGGCAGTTTCGCACGTTCGATCCTGTGGTTCAGGAGTCAATGCTCCAGGAAACTCGCACCTTCGTCAGCAAGCTCATCGAAGAAGACTTGGGTGTCGCCCACTTCGTCGATTCAGACTTTGCCTGTCTGAACGAGCGGCTGTTACGGCATTACAGGGTCGCCGATGACGTCGAGGGTTGGAAACCCGGTCGCGGAATCCAGACCGTTTCGCTTTCGCCTGCCAGTCGACGTGGCGGCTTGATCACCCAGGGCGCTATCCTGAAAGTGACCGCCGACGGGACCACGACGTCTCCGGTGGTGCGGGGCGTGTTTGTCAATGAGCGGATTCTTGGCGTTCGGGTTCCACCGCCACCGCCCGGAGTCCCTGCGGTCGAACCGGACGTGCGTGGTGCGACCTCCATCCGCGACCAATTAGCAAAACATCGCGCTGATGAATCGTGTAATGCTTGCCACCGGACCATTGACCCGCCAGGATTCGCCTTGGAGAGTTTCGATCCGGTCGGAGTGTGGCGCGATCGCTACGGAATCGGCGGTAGGGGGGCAGCGGTCGATCCATCGGGAACGACTGCCGACGGAGGCACGTTCGATGGACTTCTGTCATGGCAGCAGCTCTATGTGAACCAACCAGAGCTAATTGCCCGCGGGTTTGCCGAGCAATTCCTGACCTACGCCACGGGCGCGCCGATTCGCTACAGCGATGAACCAGCCGTCGATCGTATCGTTTCCGATTCCAAAGCATCCCAATACGGGATACGGACGTTGATACGCGCCGCGCTGACCAGCGACCCGTTCCTTAAGAAGTGA
- the tnpC gene encoding IS66 family transposase, which yields MTAPENQDELQSLKRFNDELVETVQSQQKTIAQLREELNLYRRKLFGQSSERHAEDDSQLHLFDLGESVNEGDDDEQDPPKSRKKRRRKKKSEKLPAHLRRKIIEADVSSKERMCSCCGEEMPIIGTDISERLDLIPAELFVWEIRRHKRACGKCRESITQVPAGSEPGGPTTPVAGSDYGFGVYTQIITNKFADHLPLYRGEDIFARAGVMIPRNTQFGMLVNIAALVAPLIALMKSRIVSGRVLGVDDTSVRLQDPALPGKMRTARFWLYRGREDHPYNVFDFTESRGRDGPAGFLRDFHGHAVVDAYGVHEGVYLGKHDQIFAACCNCHARRKFVEAKPNDPVAAARALAMYRGLYDVEDRAKRCSAEERLELRQRESAPLMNQLHDWLIEKSSDPRVLPKSSLGKAVRYSLNQWDELTVFLGDGAIPFDNNETENELRSLTIGRQNWLFVGSNRGGEVAAAMYSLVSSAARHHLDAWAYVDDCLRKLAGGSTDYEALLPDVWRGRHPESIRVYRDAEQASRRLTTQQRRVRRREAKVA from the coding sequence ATGACTGCACCGGAAAATCAAGACGAATTGCAGAGCCTAAAACGATTCAATGATGAGTTGGTCGAAACGGTTCAGTCACAACAGAAGACGATCGCACAACTTCGCGAAGAATTGAACCTGTACCGTCGCAAACTGTTTGGTCAATCCTCCGAGCGGCATGCCGAAGACGATTCGCAGTTGCATCTGTTCGATCTCGGCGAGTCGGTCAATGAAGGCGATGATGACGAGCAGGATCCGCCGAAGTCTCGCAAGAAGCGACGCCGTAAGAAGAAGTCCGAAAAACTACCGGCTCACTTGAGACGCAAAATCATCGAGGCGGACGTCTCGTCCAAAGAGCGAATGTGTTCTTGCTGTGGCGAAGAGATGCCCATCATTGGCACGGACATCAGCGAGCGGCTCGATCTGATTCCGGCGGAACTCTTCGTTTGGGAAATCCGTCGTCATAAGCGTGCCTGTGGCAAGTGCAGAGAGTCGATCACGCAGGTTCCCGCCGGCAGCGAGCCCGGTGGACCGACCACGCCGGTTGCCGGCAGTGATTATGGCTTCGGCGTTTACACACAAATCATCACCAACAAGTTTGCCGACCATTTGCCACTGTATCGAGGTGAAGATATCTTCGCCCGCGCAGGCGTGATGATCCCGAGAAACACGCAGTTTGGGATGCTTGTGAACATCGCGGCACTCGTCGCACCGCTGATCGCCTTGATGAAATCGCGAATCGTTTCGGGCCGCGTACTGGGCGTCGATGACACGTCGGTGCGGCTGCAAGATCCTGCCTTGCCCGGCAAGATGCGAACGGCTCGCTTCTGGCTGTACCGTGGCCGCGAAGACCATCCGTACAACGTGTTCGACTTTACCGAGAGTCGTGGGCGCGACGGTCCGGCGGGATTCTTGAGGGATTTTCACGGCCACGCGGTGGTCGACGCTTATGGAGTTCACGAGGGAGTCTACCTGGGGAAACACGATCAGATCTTTGCTGCGTGTTGTAACTGCCACGCGCGGAGGAAATTCGTCGAAGCAAAGCCGAACGATCCGGTGGCCGCTGCGCGTGCGCTTGCGATGTACCGAGGACTTTATGACGTCGAGGATCGCGCGAAGCGGTGCAGTGCCGAAGAGCGTCTTGAACTTCGTCAGCGTGAATCGGCTCCGTTGATGAACCAACTCCATGACTGGTTGATCGAGAAGAGCAGCGATCCGCGAGTGTTGCCCAAGAGTTCGCTTGGCAAGGCCGTCAGGTACTCGCTGAATCAGTGGGACGAGTTAACGGTGTTTCTAGGCGATGGAGCGATTCCGTTTGACAACAACGAAACGGAGAACGAGCTTCGGAGCCTGACGATCGGTCGTCAGAACTGGTTGTTCGTCGGCTCCAATCGCGGTGGCGAAGTAGCCGCTGCGATGTACAGCTTGGTATCATCGGCGGCGCGGCATCATCTCGATGCTTGGGCTTACGTGGACGATTGCCTTCGCAAGCTTGCCGGTGGCTCGACGGACTACGAAGCGTTGCTTCCGGATGTTTGGCGAGGCCGCCATCCCGAGAGCATTCGAGTGTATCGTGATGCCGAGCAGGCGTCGCGACGATTGACAACTCAGCAACGCCGCGTGCGTCGGCGCGAAGCCAAGGTGGCGTGA
- the tnpB gene encoding IS66 family insertion sequence element accessory protein TnpB (TnpB, as the term is used for proteins encoded by IS66 family insertion elements, is considered an accessory protein, since TnpC, encoded by a neighboring gene, is a DDE family transposase.): MIALPTTGGIFLYAKPTDMRKSFSGLAGIVRNELGKTPNDGSLFLFINRRQDKLKALYWDRDGMAVWYKSLEQGTFERIRQDGEASVKLDAADLAMLLGGISIENAKRRKRLKAA; this comes from the coding sequence ATGATCGCGCTACCAACCACTGGCGGCATTTTTCTCTACGCCAAGCCGACCGACATGCGAAAGAGTTTCTCGGGCCTGGCTGGCATCGTGCGAAACGAGCTAGGCAAAACGCCAAATGACGGAAGCTTGTTCCTGTTTATCAATCGACGCCAGGACAAACTCAAAGCACTCTATTGGGACCGCGATGGAATGGCGGTGTGGTACAAAAGTCTGGAGCAAGGCACCTTTGAAAGAATCAGGCAAGATGGCGAGGCGAGCGTCAAGCTCGACGCAGCCGACTTGGCGATGCTGCTTGGTGGAATCTCAATCGAAAATGCCAAGAGACGTAAACGGCTCAAGGCAGCGTAA
- the tnpA gene encoding IS66 family insertion sequence element accessory protein TnpA: MVRLPDPAVRQRWSRLIQLHEQSDLAVSEFCDLHGVSTASFYRWRQRLQGDADQSDAFLAVQIEQPRPQIGGTTVRFPCGTQIELASCDANSLMIIVDRLAPQPSELQQ; encoded by the coding sequence ATGGTTCGCTTGCCAGACCCCGCCGTTCGCCAACGTTGGTCGCGGCTGATCCAACTTCACGAACAGTCCGATCTTGCGGTCTCCGAATTTTGCGATTTGCACGGAGTCTCCACCGCATCGTTTTATCGATGGCGACAAAGGCTGCAGGGCGACGCCGATCAGAGCGACGCGTTTCTTGCCGTGCAGATCGAGCAGCCGCGTCCCCAAATCGGCGGCACCACTGTCCGCTTTCCCTGTGGCACGCAGATCGAGCTTGCTTCCTGCGATGCCAACAGCCTGATGATCATCGTCGACCGGTTGGCACCACAACCAAGCGAGTTGCAGCAATGA